A genomic window from Colletotrichum destructivum chromosome 7, complete sequence includes:
- a CDS encoding Putative HAD hydrolase, subfamily IA, Pyridoxal phosphate phosphatase, HAD superfamily, with protein MAVLSNQFTFSIGKMGSQATSETPALATNPDFIFFTDFDGTITLEDSNDFLTDNVGYGYENRRAGNVLVLEGKKHFRDSFQEMMDSVSMPFDKCIDYLKANVKLDPAFKDFYAWCRAHNVPVVIISGGMRPIIRALLVQWLGEAEVDGHIQIVSNEVAAREGKASINEEGGWRIVYHDDSIHGHDKSIELRKYSSLPTRPVMFYAGDGVSDLSAARETDLLFAKRDKDLVAYCEKEGISFVTFNDFSDIHETVKQIVEGKISVKDAARGRIH; from the exons ATGGCCGTCCTCTCCAACCAGTTCACTTTCAGCATCGGCAAAATGGGCTCCCAAGCCACCAGCGAGACCCCGGCGCTCGCCACGAACCCGgacttcatcttcttcaccgaCTTCGACGGCACCATCACGCTCGAGGACTCCAACGACTTCCTCACCGACAACGTCGGCTACGGCTACGAGAACCGCCGCGCCGGCAACGTGCTCGTGctcgagggcaagaagcaCTTCCGCGACAGCTTCCAGGAGATGATGGACTCGGTCTCGATGCCCTTTGACAAGTGCATCGACTACCTCAAGGCCAACGTCAAGCTCGACCCGGCCTTCAAGGACTTTTACGCCTGGTGCCGCGCCCACAACGTgcccgtcgtcatcatcagcGGCGGCATGCGGCCCATCATCCGCGCCCTGCTCGTCCAGtggctcggcgaggccgaggtcgacggccacATCCAGATCGTCAGCAACGAGGTCGCCGCGCGCGAGGGCAAGGCCTCCATCAACGAGGAGGGCGGCTGGCGCATCGTCTACCACGACGACAGCATCCACGGCCACGACAAGTCCATCGAGTTGCGCAAGTACTCGTCCCTGCCCACCCGTCCCGTCATGTTctacgccggcgacggcgtctcggacCTGTCGGCCGCTCGCGAGACGGACCTGCTGTTCGCCAAGCGCGATAAAG ATCTCGTCGCGTACTGCGAAAAGGAGGGCATCTCCTTCGTCACCTTCAACGACTTCTCCGACATCCACGAAACCGTCAAGCAGatcgtcgagggcaagatcagcgtcaaggacgccgcGCGGGGACGCATCCACTAG
- a CDS encoding Putative major facilitator superfamily, MFS transporter superfamily, whose protein sequence is MDATMLRTLVEVESRDRDAGSPPLLPAAPAKAVPRTYPGAPHRDESSIELSRLSNTADDRQHNSHNVGGNTANKAGAPPSRPTSPTSAPDVEMSRPPSPAAFEVLQSISDPYMNRYRLAAACLMNFGNGLNDSAPGALIPYIEKHYDIGYAIVSLIFIGNALGFIFGAAFLESLRMRLGRARLLALAQTVITIGYAPILARAPFPLVVVSFFLLGFGMSLTLAVNNVFCGSLRQATTALGFIHGAYGVGGTVGPLIATALVTAARASWSTYYVIPLGLAVFNGAFATWSFWRYDADLPAPSRPDTAATAAAVDSGTHLLSMFHALKARVVLLGALFIFAYQGAEVSISGWVISFLIAVRGGDPDSVGYVTAGFWGGITIGRLCLSHPAHRVGEKLFVVLATVGATVFQLLVWWVPNVVGPAVSVAIVGLLLGPIYPCAAAVFMRGMTGHERSSGMGVISAFGSSGGAVAPFTTGILAQAAGTWVLHPIAIGLFAVMMVSWYGVPHGRKRSE, encoded by the exons ATGGACGCCACGATGCTCCGGACcctggtcgaggtcgaatcccgcgaccgcgacgccgggtctcctcccctcctccccgccgccccggccaaggcggtccctcGGACCTACCCGGGCGCGCCCCACCGCGACGAGTCCTCGATCGAGCTCTCGCGCCTCAGCAACACAGCCGACGACCGCCAACACAACAGCCACAATGTCGGCGGCAACACCGCCAATAAAGCCGGCGCCCCTCCGTCTCGCCctacgtcgccgacgtcggcccCCGACGTCGAGATGAGCCGGCCCCCAAGCCCGGCCGCCTTCGAGGTCCTGCAGAGCATCTCGGACCCTTACATGAACCGCTACCGTCTGGCGGCTGCGTGCCTCATGAACTTTGGTAACGGTCTGAACGACAGCGCCCCGGGTGCTCTGATCCCCTACATTGAGAA GCACTACGACATTGGCTACGCCATCGTCTccctcatcttcatcggCAACGCCCTGGGCTTCATtttcggcgccgccttccttGAGTCCCTGCGCAtgcgcctcggccgcgcccgCCTCCTCGCGCTGGCCCAGACCGTCATCACGATCGGCTACGCGCCCatcctcgcccgcgcccccttcccgctcgtcgtcgtctccttcttcctgctcggcttcggcatgTCCCTGACCCTCGCCGTCAACAATGTCTTCTGCGGCTCCCTGCGCCAGGCcaccaccgccctcggcttcaTCCACGGCGCCtacggcgtcggcggcaccgtcgggcccctcatcgccaccgccctcgtcaccgccgcccgagcAAGCTGGAGTACATACTACGTCATCCCCCTGGGCCTGGCCGTCTTCAACGGCGCCTTCGCCACCTGGTCCTTCTGGCGctacgacgccgacctcccCGCGCCGTCCCGGCCGGACaccgctgccaccgccgccgccgtcgactcGGGCACCCATCTCCTCAGCATGTTCCACGCCCTCAAGGCGCGCGTCGTGCTGCTGGGCGCGctcttcatcttcgcctACCAGGGCGCTGAGGTGTCCATCTCGGGCTGGGTCATCtccttcctcatcgccgtgcgcggcggcgacccggaCTCGGTCGGCTACGTGACGGCCGGCTTCTGGGGCGGCATCACCATCGGCCGGCTGTGCCTGTCGCACCCGGCCCACCGCGTCGGCGAGAAGCTGTTCGTCGTGctcgccaccgtcggcgcTACCGTCTTCCAGCTGCTCGTGTGGTGGGTGcccaacgtcgtcggccccGCCGTgtccgtcgccatcgtcggcctgctgctggggcCCATCTACCcgtgcgccgccgccgtttTCATGAGGGGCATGACGGGCCACGAGAGGTCCAGCGGCATGGGCGTCATCAGCGCGTTCGGCAGctcgggcggcgccgtcgcgcccTTCACGACGGGTATCCTCGCGCAGGCGGCCGGCACGTGGGTGCTGCACCCGATCGCCATCGGGCTGTTTGCcgtgatgatggtgtcgtGGTACGGTGTGCCGCACGGCAGGAAGAGGTCCGAGTAA
- a CDS encoding Putative NACHT nucleoside triphosphatase, WD40/YVTN repeat-like-containing domain superfamily, with amino-acid sequence MEALGVAANVIAVVDLSVKVGGLCGKYITDARNANDDIRKFKAGAESLQQVLEGIKNLLDSNSSNEYLKQQLAASHRLYDKLLECHAELGALVTRLDSGKNPSRFKRFGKALKWPFSSKEVAQAMEALVRWKTLFSTAMQTDQLNIALRLDEKIDLSGLVAAKGAAFDDYDNEPEPMCHPETRRDLLQQVERWVDNPDGKSIFWLCGPAGTGKSTISRTVANVLADKNRLAASFFFNRTRDGRNRADLFVTTIARQLTRRVPLVRSFITEAIQAEPDLPEKGLQVQFDKLILNPLLKVNTESLLLPTLVLVIDALDECDSGNSDGYHNPQSDRTRQIVRLLAKTAVIKGVRVRIFLTSRPELPIQLGFRHDVSEHSHRDVELLRDIPPAVIEHDIRVFLAAQLEMIRNAYGIPKDWPGEDIVDRLVTITMPLFIYASTICKFVNDPRRRFDPRSQLQKILSGNRGQVTNIQGTYQPILDQLLVGLSEYDSEQMLVDFRRIVGSIILLADPLPVEPLSQLLRVSQDQIRCQLNNLHSVLDIPEETEPNRAVKLFHLSFMEYLLSETGTSSPFSVDESSKHSDLLHDCLQAMSSGSNNTCGLRNDICQLHDPGVFRKDVNLEVIRKHIPQHLLYACTHWAHHLAGSRKLIQDGDEVYVFLTRHFVHWLEAMSWMGKMKESVEIVLKLQDAIAMPDSRAAAFLRDARRFVLKHRDVIDKAPCQIYLSAILFSPTGSIVKQTFLPEVPAWVVKYPEVTDDWDPTIHIMESPIGLPRPSMFLMYTGEMKARLQMGNIAFSPDSKILAMADGKRIILWDTNTGSMLRVLDVPDGSFSCVSFTSNGIIVAGMDSGTLVSWDFRRDMESTLELSPGHDVHCICTSSRGHVACASADGTAHVLNEHKGAIRKWSTKSFDQSFKTFISFSPDGSRLGLLTEDGLGLDLYDIGANRCLKRLIATNKDTFHFFSISEDQIFIIICRNFSRNEKFGPTSRPRCFYATTPIDNGTTRSKDLVLHPLETYGSIVHAQFNSQGMLAYVDKLGFTYVWKGLPKAPRLVAKTRHWESPQSICLSPDGKHVAIRSLHNTKILEVRLLEHHDHNKSNCLISESDGIVDAIGSYSVASSLDGLSLAGSSRLGKVTIWNRSHNTVRGSAFTSTKLDPNLSSVHGWVPGVVLALSPDGVHLAVSSREAELQIWQRNPGSSTMSMVRAYSYDGNQHRDCFRSPFLCFSPCGRFLAMTTKGPLFGVLPIDVFSMPCDTIIWDFETLLDSSAGPSFSRVSRENSSHIMSFEPSGENLAIFEGSTPTTLSLVHSASGDLVWELSIGDTSRVSRVLSIVFNFAGTRIATTHSSMEGSHGTIVSLVDAINGVLLWEVPIRHDNIWVPMTAFGCNDQVIMIQRSKLYIHDAVTGSEIGSQAGFMPCNVTFEHDDGIWITKRGRKILYLPGHCQRYLRVMEWSFHPHRYLGYDKDRQALFVIEFSCDGCTAKASWRKNSLAFSGEMGRKQEEDQSSLILRMQQLAGTES; translated from the exons GTT AAACATCGCATTGCGTCTCGACGAGAAGATCGACCTTTCTGGTCTTGTAGCTGCAAAAGGCGCGGCCTTCGATGACTACGATAACGAGCCCGAGCCAATGTGCCACCCGGAGACAAGACGAGATCTGCTGCAACAGGTGGAGAGATGGGTCGACAATCCCGACGGGAAGTCCATCTTTTGGCTCTGTGGCCCTGCTGGGACAGGGAAGTCGACGATATCACGCACAGTCGCAAACGTTCTTGCCGACAAAAACCGGCTTgcggccagcttcttcttcaaccgGACCCGGGACGGTCGTAACAGGGCCGATCTTTTCGTGACGACAATTGCAAGACAACTAACCCGCCGGGTTCCTCTTGTGAGAAGCTTCATCACAGAGGCCATACAAGCAGAGCCAGATCTACCCGAGAAGGGCCTTCAGGTACAATTCGACAAGCTCATCCTCAATCCCTTGTTGAAAGTCAACACCGAAAGTCTGCTACTGCCGACTTTGGTTTTAGTCATCGACGCCCTAGACGAGTGCGATTCAGGGAATTCTGATGGCTACCACAATCCTCAGTCTGACCGAACCCGACAAATCGTCAGACTCCTTGCCAAGACCGCTGTCATCAAGGGTGTGAGGGTGCGCATCTTTCTCACAAGCAGGCCGGAGCTACCGATCCAACTGGGTTTCCGACACGATGTGTCTGAGCATTCTCATCGAGATGTCGAATTGTTGCGAGACATTCCCCCAGCCGTCATTGAGCACGATATCCGAGTGTTCCTCGCTGCTCAATTGGAAATGATCAGAAACGCATACGGCATCCCGAAAGACTGGCCAGGAGAGGACATTGTTGATAGGCTTGTCACGATCACCATGCCTCTCTTCATCTACGCTTCCACAATCTGCAAATTCGTCAACGACCCGAGGCGGCGATTTGATCCGCGCAGCCAGTTGCAAAAAATTCTGAGTGGAAACCGAGGCCAAGTAACCAACATTCAAGGGACCTATCAGCCGATTCTCGATCAGCTGTTGGTTGGGCTGTCTGAATACGACTCAGAGCAGATGCTGGTCGATTTCCGCAGGATTGTGGGCTCCATCATTTTGCTGGCAGACCCGTTACCTGTCGAGCCTCTCAGTCAACTTCTCAGGGTGTCCCAAGACCAAATCCGTTGCCAGCTAAACAACCTGCACTCCGTCCTCGACATTCCAGAAGAAACGGAACCCAACAGAGCAGTCAAACTCTTCCACCTGTCCTTCATGGAATATCTGCTGAGCGAAACGGGGACCAGCAGCCCGTTCTCAGTTGACGAGTCGTCTAAGCACAGCGACCTGCTCCATGATTGCCTGCAGGCCATGTCCAGCGGATCCAACAACACGTGCGGTCTCCGAAACGATATCTGTCAGTTGCATGACCCAGGCGTTTTCCGCAAGGATGTGAACCTCGAAGTGATTCGGAAGCATATTCCTCAGCATCTGCTGTATGCTTGTACCCACTGGGCTCACCACCTGGCAGGAAGCCGCAAACTTATACAGGATGGAGACGAGGTGTACGTCTTCCTGACTCGTCACTTTGTCCACTGGCTGGAGGCAATGAGTTGGATGGGAAAAATGAAGGAAAGTGTCGAAATCGTTCTCAAATTGCAGGATGCTATTGCCATGCCGGACTCTCgggccgccgccttcttaCGAGATGCTCGGCGGTTTGTTTTGAAGCACCGAGACGTCATCGACAAGGCGCCGTGCCAGATTTATTTGTCGGCtattctcttctctcctaCGGGTTCTATCGTCAAGCAGACGTTTCTCCCCGAGGTCCCGGCATGGGTGGTGAAGTATCCCGAGGTCACCGATGACTGGGACCCGACAATTCACATCATGGAGTCGCCAATAGGCTTACCTCGTCCATCGATGTTCTTAATGTACACCGGGGAGATGAAGGCAAGATTACAAATGGGAAACATCGCTTTTTCTCCGGACAGCAAAATATTAGCAATGGCCGATGGCAAAAGAATTATCCTTTGGGATACAAACACCGGAAGTATGCTGCGAGTCCTCGACGTACCGGATGGGAGCTTTAGCTGTGTTTCCTTCACTTCAAACGGCATAATCGTCGCCGGTATGGATTCAGGCACCTTAGTCTCCTGGGACTTTAGGCGAGACATGGAATCAACCTTAGAGCTCTCCCCCGGTCACGATGTGCATTGTATTTGTACATCTTCACGAGGTCATGTAGCATGCGCATCCGCAGATGGCACGGCTCATGTCCTGAACGAACATAAAGGTGCAATACGCAAGTGGTCTACGAAAAGTTTTGACCAGAGTTTCAAGACATTCATATCGTTTTCACCGGACGGATCGCGTCTAGGCCTTCTCACGGAGGACGGCCTCGGACTAGATTTGTACGATATCGGCGCCAATCGCTGCCTCAAACGACTCATAGCGACCAACAAAGACACCTTTCACTTCTTCTCGATATCAGAGGATCAAATCTTCATCATAATTTGCCGAAATTTCTCCAGGAATGAAAAGTTTGGTCCCACATCCAGGCCAAGGTGTTTTTATGCGACTACACCCATCGACAACGGCACAACCCGATCAAAAGACCTAGTATTGCATCCTCTTGAAACATACGGAAGCATCGTTCACGCACAGTTCAACTCACAAGGGATGCTAGCATATGTAGATAAATTAGGTTTCACCTACGTCTGGAAAGGCCTACCGAAGGCGCCTCGTTTGGTGGCCAAAACGAGGCATTGGGAATCACCGCAATCAATCTGCCTCTCCCCGGACGGGAAACACGTAGCTATAAGATCGCTGCACAACACGAAGATACTCGAAGTTCGTCTCCTGGAGCATCACGACCATAACAAAAGTAACTGTCTCATTTCCGAGTCCGATGGCATCGTAGATGCCATTGGTAGTTACAGTGTGGCGTCCTCGCTCGACGGCCTGAGTTTAGCGGGTAGCTCGAGACTGGGGAAAGTGACGATCTGGAACAGAAGCCACAATACCGTGCGTGGATCCGCATTCACGTCTACAAAACTGGATCCAAACTTGTCATCTGTCCACGGTTGGGTTCCTGGCGTAGTGCTCGCATTGAGTCCGGACGGTGTTCATCTGGCTGTCAGTAGTCGTGAAGCGGAGCTACAAATCTGGCAGCGGAACCCGGGCTCCAGCACCATGTCCATGGTGCGAGCTTACTCATATGATGGCAACCAACATAGGGACTGTTTCAGATCGCCGTTTCTGTGCTTTTCACCTTGTGGCCGATTTCTCGCAATGACAACCAAGGGCCCTCTGTTCGGAGTCCTCCCCATCGATGTTTTCAGTATGCCTTGCGACACCATTATTTGGGACTTTGAGACCCTCCTCGACAGTTCGGCCGGTCCGAGCTTCAGCAGAGTATCCCGGGAAAACTCGTCACACATCATGAGCTTTGAGCCGAGCGGCGAGAATCTGGCGATATTTGAAGGTAGCACTCCAACAACCCTCAGCCTGGTCCACTCGGCATCGGGTGACCTGGTTTGGGAACTGAGCATTGGTGACACCTCCAGAGTCTCCAGAGTCTTGTCAATCGTGTTCAACTTCGCTGGCACGCGAATAGCAACTACACATTCGTCCATGGAGGGATCACACGGGACGATAGTGTCATTGGTAGATGCTATCAACGGAGTTCTTCTCTGGGAGGTGCCTATAAGACACGACAATATCTGGGTTCCCATGACAGCGTTTGGTTGCAACGACCAGGTCATCATGATTCAAAGGAGCAAGCTCTACATCCATGACGCCGTTACAGGATCCGAGATCGGCAGCCAAGCGGGCTTTATGCCCTGCAACGTTACCTTTGAGCATGACGACGGGATCTGGATCACGAAGCGTGGCCGGAAGATACTCTATCTACCAGGTCATTGCCAACGCTATCTTCGGGTCATGGAGTGGTCTTTTCATCCGCACCGTTACCTTGGCTATGACAAGGATAGACAGGCACTGTTTGTCATTGAATTTTCGTGTGATGGCTGTACAGCCAAGGCGTCTTGGAGGAAGAACAGTCTAGCGTTTAGTGGTGAAATGGGCAGAAAACAGGAAGAGGACCAGTCCTCACTAATCTTAAGGATGCAGCAACTGGCTGGTACTGAATCTTGA